A stretch of the Medicago truncatula cultivar Jemalong A17 chromosome 5, MtrunA17r5.0-ANR, whole genome shotgun sequence genome encodes the following:
- the LOC11427517 gene encoding receptor like protein 27, protein MEKCLLLSLILLFFHFPSFSSSSSFNSSLCHHDESFALLQFKSSFTIDTPCVKSPMKTATWKNGTDCCSWHGVTCDTVSGHVIGLNLGCEGFQGILHPNSTLFHLAHLQMLNLSNNYFSNDFSGSHFHSKFGGFMSLTHLDLSSCFFQDEIPSQISDLSKLQSLHLSGNDKLVWKETTLKRLVQNATSLRELFLDYTDMSLIRPNSINLLFNRSFSLVTLNLRETILSGKLKKSILCLPSIQELDMSYNDHLEGQLPELSCSTSLITLDLSGCGFQGSIPLSFSNLTRLASLRLSGNHLNGSIPSTILTFSHLTFLYLDDNVLNGQIPDSFHLSNKFQIIDLSGNKIGGELPTSLSNLRHLINLDLSYNSLSGQIPDVFGGMTKLQELRLYSNNLVGQIPLSLFKLTQLVRFDCSYNKLRGPLPNKITGFQQLVRFRLNDNRLNGTIPSSLLSLPRLLNLYLSNNQLTGHISAISSYSLEALNLGGNKLQGNIPESIFNLVNLAVLDLSSNNLSGVVNFQHFGKLQNLYSLSLSQNTQLSLTFESNVSYNFSHLRELDLSSINLTNFPILSEKFLSLDYFDLSNNNLNGRVPNWLFETAESLNLSQNCFTSIDQISRNVDQLGSLDLSSNLLEGDISLSICSMKSLRFLNLAHNKLTGIIPQYLANLSSLQVLDLQMNRFYGALPSNFSKYSDLRSLNLNGNHIEGHLPKSLSHCKTLEFLNLGSNKIEDKFPDWIQTLQDLKVLVLRDNKLHGHIANLKIKNPFPSLVIFDISGNNFSGPLPPKDYFKKYEAMKAVTQVGENTSLLYVQDSAGSYDSVTVANKGINMTLVKIPINFVSIDFSRNKFNGGIPNDIGELHALKGLNLSHNRLTGPIPQSIQNLTNLESLDLSSNMLTGMIPAELTNLNSLEVLDLSNNHLVGEIPQGKQFNTFTNDSYKGNLGLCGLPLSKKCGPEQHSPPSANNFWSEEKFGFGWKPVAIGYGCGFVFGIGLGYYMFLIGKPRWFVMIFGGHPKRRVNRRT, encoded by the coding sequence ATGGAGAAGTGCTTGCTTCTGTCTTTaattcttttgttcttccatttTCCATCattctcttcttcatcttctttcaacTCCTCCTTATGTCATCATGATGAGAGCTTTGCTTTGCTTCAGTTCAAGTCCTCCTTCACTATAGATACTCCTTGTGTTAAATCTCCTATGAAAACAGCAACATGGAAAAATGGGACTGATTGCTGCTCATGGCATGGTGTCACGTGTGACACCGTATCTGGTCACGTCATTGGCCTTAACCTTGGCTGTGAAGGCTTTCAAGGTATACTCCATCCTAATAGTACCCTTTTCCATCTTGCTCACCTTCAAAtgctcaacctttcgaacaatTATTTCTCTAACGATTTCTCTGGCTCCCATTTTCATTCTAAGTTTGGCGGGTTTATGAGTCTTACACATCTCGACTTGTCTTCTTGTTTCTTTCAAGATGAAATTCCTTCTCAAATCTCGGACCTTTCCAAATTACAATCACTTCATCTTTCTGGGAATGATAAGTTAGTTTGGAAAGAGACTACCTTGAAGAGACTTGTGCAAAACGCAACAAGTTTAAGGGAGCTGTTTTTGGATTATACAGACATGTCTTTGATAAGACCAAACTCCATAAACTTGCTCTTCAATCGATCTTTCTCTCTGGTTACTCTTAATCTTAGAGAGACAATCTTAAgtggaaaattgaaaaagagcATTCTTTGTTTACCAAGTATTCAAGAGCTAGATATGTCATATAATGACCACCTTGAAGGCCAACTTCCAGAATTGAGCTGTAGTACTTCTCTCATTACTTTGGATCTCTCAGGTTGTGGATTCCAAGGGTCAATTCCTCTGTCTTTTTCTAACCTTACACGTCTTGCCTCCCTACGTCTGTCAGGGAACCACCTAAACGGTTCAATTCCATCCACAATTTTAACCTTTTCACATCTTACCTTTCTGTATCTCGATGACAATGTACTCAATGGTCAAATCCCGGATTCTTTTCATCTGTcaaacaaatttcaaataatagATTTGAGTGGTAACAAGATTGGAGGTGAACTACCAACATCACTTTCAAACCTTCGACATCTCATTAACTTGGATCTTTCATACAATTCATTAAGCGGTCAAATTCCAGATGTATTTGGCGGGATGACCAAACTGCAAGAACTCCGTCTATATTCAAACAATTTAGTAGGACAAATTCCACTTTCCTTATTTAAGTTGACTCAACTTGTTAGATTCGATTGTTCATATAATAAATTAAGAGGTCCATTGCCAAATAAAATTACAGGTTTTCAACAGCTAGTTCGTTTTCGTTTAAATGACAACCGTCTAAACGGAACAATTCCTTCCTCTTTGTTATCTTTGCCTCGTTTGCTAAATTTATATCTATCAAACAATCAACTTACAGGGCATATCAGTGCAATCTCGTCCTATTCGTTAGAGGCTCTAAATCTAGGCGGTAACAAGCTACAAGGCAATATTCCAGAATCAATTTTCAACCTTGTAAATTTAGCTGTATTAGATCTATCATCAAACAACTTGAGTGGTGTTGTCAATTTTCAACACTTTGGCAAACTTCAAAATTTGTATTCTTTGTCCCTTTCACAGAATACACAATTATCACTAACCTTTGAATCCAATGTCAGTTACAATTTTTCTCATCTAAGGGAATTGGATTTGTCTTCTATCAACTTGACAAACTTTCCCATATTATCAGAAAAATTCCTAAGTTTGGATTATTTTGATTTGTCCAATAACAATCTTAATGGAAGGGTGCCAAATTGGTTGTTTGAAACAGCAGAATCTTTGAACCTCTCTCAAAATTGCTTCACTTCAATAGACCAAATCTCAAGGAATGTTGATCAGCTTGGTAGTCTTGATCTTAGTTCTAACTTACTGGAAGGTGATATCTCTTTGTCGATTTGCAGTATGAAATCACTTCGATTTCTCAACTTGGCGCACAACAAATTGACCGGTATCATTCCACAATATCTTGCTAATTTATCATCCCTACAAGTCTTGGATCTACAAATGAATAGATTTTATGGCGCTTTGCCAAGTAACTTCTCAAAGTACAGTGACCTTCGGAGTCTGAATCTCAATGGCAACCATATAGAAGGTCATTTGCCTAAATCTTTGTCCCACTGTAAAACGCTGGAGTTTCTAAACCTCGGCAGCAACAAAATAGAAGACAAATTTCCTGACTGGATTCAAACTTTGCAAGATTTGAAAGTGCTAGTTTTACGAGATAATAAGTTGCATGGTCACATTGCCAATTTAAAGATCAAGAATCCATTTCCCAGTTTAGTTATTTTTGATATCTCGGGAAATAACTTTAGTGGTCCGCTACCACCGAAAGACTATTTCAAAAAGTATGAAGCCATGAAGGCTGTTACTCAAGTGGGAGAGAATACCAGTTTGCTATATGTACAAGATTCAGCAGGGTCCTATGATTCTGTGACTGTGGCAAACAAAGGGATCAATATGACATTGGTAAAAATTCCAATAAACTTTGTAAGTATTGATTTCTCAAGAAACAAGTTTAATGGAGGAATTCCAAATGATATAGGAGAACTTCACGCACTCAAAGGGCTTAACCTTTCACATAACAGACTCACTGGTCCTATTCCTCAATCCATACAAAACTTGACAAACTTGGAATCGTTGGATCTCTCGTCAAATATGCTCACTGGTATGATTCCTGCAGAATTAACCAATTTGAACAGTCTTGAAGTCTTGGATCTTTCCAATAACCATCTTGTGGGAGAAATACCTCAAGGAAAGCAATTCAATACATTTACAAATGATTCTTATAAAGGGAACTTGGGGTTATGTGGATTACCCTTGTCAAAGAAATGTGGACCGGAACAACATTCTCCACCTTCAGCCAACAACTTTTGGAGTGAAGAGAAATTTGGCTTTGGATGGAAACCAGTGGCAATTGGTTATGGATGTGGATTTGTGTTTGGAATAGGCCTTGGatattatatgtttttaattggAAAGCCTAGATGGTTTGTGATGATATTTGGTGGTCATCCTAAGAGAAGAGTGAATAGGAGAACATAA